One part of the Algibacter sp. L1A34 genome encodes these proteins:
- a CDS encoding Crp/Fnr family transcriptional regulator, whose protein sequence is MYQSITNHINNHITPTALDIQLFNNVLNEISVEKGQFLLKPGTHVKHEYFVIKGCLKAYYIDDKGNKHIIQFAVENWWVGDFDAFHNQIPSILYIEAIEDSNLLSISYNNLQKIYDEAPIFERYFRILTTQAFIAQRKRILSTLEKNTQERYIEFCTSYSNIENRVPNYDIANYLGVSPENLSRVRKQIKG, encoded by the coding sequence ATGTATCAGTCTATAACAAACCATATCAATAATCATATTACTCCAACAGCTCTTGATATCCAGTTGTTCAATAATGTTTTAAATGAAATATCTGTTGAAAAAGGACAGTTTTTACTAAAACCAGGCACCCATGTTAAACACGAATATTTTGTTATAAAAGGTTGTTTAAAGGCTTATTATATAGATGATAAAGGCAATAAACATATCATTCAGTTTGCAGTTGAAAATTGGTGGGTTGGAGACTTCGATGCTTTTCACAATCAAATACCTTCAATACTCTATATTGAAGCAATTGAAGACTCTAACTTACTATCTATTAGCTATAATAATCTTCAAAAAATTTATGATGAAGCGCCTATTTTCGAACGTTATTTCAGAATTTTAACAACCCAAGCATTCATTGCTCAACGCAAACGAATTTTATCTACACTAGAAAAAAACACCCAAGAACGTTATATCGAATTTTGCACATCTTACTCCAATATAGAAAACCGTGTTCCTAATTACGATATCGCAAATTACCTTGGCGTATCGCCCGAAAATTTAAGTCGGGTTAGAAAACAGATAAAAGGTTAA
- the meaB gene encoding methylmalonyl Co-A mutase-associated GTPase MeaB, producing MKTYKRKNRLTPQAYIDGVLDGDRVILSRAITIIESNLESDKILAKEIVQEILPSSGKSIRIGITGVPGVGKSTFIEVFGMYLVKQGHRVAILSIDPSSQRSRGSILGDKTRMEDLANLQEAYIRPSASGDTLGGVSNKTGETMLLCEAAGYDVILIETVGVGQSETAVHGMTDFFLLLMLSGAGDELQGIKKGIMEMADMVVINKADGDNVMMSNIAKRQYQNALHIFPASESGWSPVVSTASAIKNIGISKVWDEILKFKTLVDSNGYFLKNRNHQQIKWMYNNINEELKQLFYGSKNIKSELSALEKDIVTTKISPVKAAQQIIEQFKKSF from the coding sequence ATGAAAACTTACAAACGTAAAAACAGATTAACTCCGCAAGCTTACATTGATGGTGTATTAGATGGAGATAGAGTTATTCTATCTCGAGCTATTACTATTATTGAAAGTAATTTAGAAAGTGATAAAATATTAGCTAAAGAAATAGTTCAGGAAATATTACCGAGTTCAGGTAAATCTATTCGTATTGGTATTACTGGAGTTCCGGGTGTTGGTAAAAGTACATTTATAGAAGTCTTTGGTATGTATTTAGTAAAACAAGGACATCGCGTTGCCATATTATCCATAGATCCAAGCAGTCAGCGTTCTAGAGGAAGTATTTTAGGTGATAAAACGAGAATGGAAGATTTGGCGAACTTGCAAGAAGCTTATATTAGACCTTCTGCTTCTGGAGATACTTTAGGTGGGGTTTCTAACAAAACTGGTGAAACTATGTTGCTTTGTGAAGCCGCTGGTTACGATGTTATTTTAATTGAAACCGTTGGTGTTGGGCAGTCTGAAACTGCTGTACATGGTATGACAGATTTCTTTTTGTTACTCATGTTATCTGGTGCTGGTGATGAGTTGCAAGGTATAAAGAAAGGTATTATGGAAATGGCCGATATGGTGGTTATTAATAAAGCGGATGGTGATAATGTTATGATGAGTAATATCGCTAAAAGGCAATACCAAAACGCGCTCCATATTTTCCCTGCATCGGAGTCTGGTTGGAGTCCCGTGGTAAGCACAGCTTCTGCAATAAAAAATATTGGGATTTCTAAAGTTTGGGACGAAATTTTAAAATTCAAAACACTAGTTGATTCCAATGGTTACTTCTTAAAAAACAGAAACCATCAACAAATAAAATGGATGTATAATAATATTAATGAAGAATTAAAACAATTGTTTTATGGTTCGAAAAATATTAAAAGCGAACTTTCTGCATTAGAAAAAGATATTGTTACCACTAAAATTTCGCCTGTTAAAGCAGCGCAACAAATTATAGAGCAATTCAAAAAATCTTTTTAA